GATTAATTAAAAGCATCCCTTCTTAATTTTTAATAGCCAACCCTATCTACATTAATCTTACTTTTTGTTTTTACCATAGTTAATACTATGGACTAAGTATTGCTATTAACTAAAAACCAACCATTATGAAAACTTTTAAACTGGATTTGATTCATTGGAAATGGAAAAATCCGAACAGCATTATGTTGTTAAGTATTTTGTTCATGACAACATGCTATCAACTAAATTCCCAAACCTCACCAATAGAAACTCAGGAAATGAGATTAATAGGGGAATTGCCCGGACATGTTGATGTTAAATTCCGCGTTGTGAAATGTGATAATACTGATAAAAATCAAGTGTTTCTTTTTCTTCATAATGAAAGTGAAAAGTATGGAGCTCCCAATGATGTGACCTCTGGTTTTGAGATAGTAATACTTGACTATGAAAGCGGAAAATCTTTTACTAAAAATATTACTATTTCAACAACTGTAGGGCAGAAAATAACAGCTGATTGTGAAAAAGAAAGCTTATTAAAAATTGATTTGCCATTTTCTTACTCGCCTTCTAGTATAGCAGCTTATGTAAAAATACCTAATAACTAAAACACATTGTTATGAAAAAATATATACAACTATTTATTTGGTGTGTTGCGTTATTGGTTACACATATAAATCAAGCACAACAACCCACAGTGCCAGCGGGGTATAGCATAAATCAGCTTGCTCAGGGAGGTTTGCTCGCTAATCAGGAACTAAACGGAATTGTCGCTGATCCTGTTAACGGTGATGTTTATGTGGCAACTGTAGCTACAATCTCCACTTTTTCTAATTTTAATTTATACAAGATTTCTCCTTTTGGAGTTGTTTCGCTTTTAGGGAATTATCCATTTCAGGGATACAGTTTGGTTCAAATGAGATGGGGGCCAGATAATCAAATTTATACATTGAACGGATACAATGTCATGAAAATAAACCCTCAAAATGGAACAACTAGCATTTATTCAACTAATTCTCCAGTTCATAGTAGAAGTCGATATGATTTAGATTTTGACGCTAATGGAAATTTAATTGTGTCTAGAGAACCAATAACCACTTTTTATCGTATTACGCCGCCTTCGGGATCTGTTTTTTTAGGAAATACTGCCGGGTTAATAAATGGAAATCATGGAGATGCTTTTGGTATTCAACCGAATGGCAATATAGCTGTTTATGTAGATTGTGGGGGGCAAAATAATTACACATTAAATGCATCGGGGCATATTGATGGAACTCCATTTAATGTGGCATGGGTAAGCCCGACCAATGTGTTCAGTTCTTTGCTTACTGGTAGTTGCGCTTATAGCAATGGTGCTATTGATCCTGCAACTGGAGATATTTATAGTACTATTCTTAGAAAAAATGGAACCCGACAAAACAGGATTTTATATACAAATGCCAATGGAGGATCATCTACACTTTTCGTGGATAATGCCTCAGGTGTTACAGATTTGGCATTTGGTCCAAGCACAAATATAGCAGGTTGCCAAAGCTTATTCTTTCTTGACACAACGTTAAATGCAGTTTTTGAAGTACCTATGAATAATTGTTGCAATCTTACAAGTGTAACAGCAACAACCACCGATGCCAACTGTTCTGATACTGATGACGGCCGTGCAGAAATAACCATTAATTTTAGTGATAGCCCAGTAGCCATAGAAGGGAGTTTAGATGGCACCAATTGGATTTCCTTACCACTTCCACAATCTAACCCATTTGTTTTACCTATAGAAAACTTACAAGCAGGAAACTATACCGTAAAAGTTCGTGAAGTGGATAACCCAGATTGCGAAGAAAGTGTTGAGTTTACAGTAGACGTAAACCCCAACTCTGTGGATGCCGATGGTGATGGCTTTACCGTTTGCGATGGCGATTGCGATGATGGTGATCCTAATATTAATCCAGATGCCGAAGAAATCTGTGATGGTATCGATAACGATTGTGATGGCGAGGTTGATGAATCTGGCGGAGAACTGTGGTTTGCCGATAATGATGGTGACGGCTTTGGTGATGCCAACGACCCCGGAACGGCCAGCTGTTATCAATTGCCCAATACTGTTGAAAATAACGACGATTGTAACGATGGCAATAACGCCATTCACCCCTTTGCCGAAGAAGTGTGCGATGGTGTTGACAATAACTGCGATGGTACTACCGACGAAGGTTTCGATCAAGATGGTGATGGGGTAACATTATGCGCTGGTGATTGTGACGATACAAATGCTTCAATATATCCAGGGGCACCAGAAATAAGCTGTGATGGCGTGGATAACGATTGTAATCCGGCTACTCCGGATAACCAAAACCCGGTAACGGTTAATTTTGAAGTCACCGATGTCACTTATGGTCCAGTAACACCATTGGAATTTGGCGTTGATTTTATAGAGGGTACCGATTTTACCTTTGCCTCCTCAGGAAGTAACCCAGGGGAGCCTGGAGGAAAAACATATATATACACCAATTTAAGTCCAACTAATTATGGAGGCTTGTGGTTTACGTTCAACAATATTGAAAACCCACGGCATAGCAGCCAGCAACCAACAGGCTCTATGAGCTTTCATAGTTATGATGCAACAACTGGTGTGGCTACCTTTTACAGTACAGCACCATTAACTTGGACCAATCCAGCCAACGGCCAATTGCAAAGTATAAATACCCAGTTTAGATTTCAAGTGCAACCGGCAGGCGCTACGGGACCTTCGCCTATGGGTGCAGCTACGGTAGGTAGTATTCCAGCTAACATTGTTGATGGTGGTGAAGCTGGAGTACCCGGTTTGAGTTTAGATTATTCAACCTTAGATGTTAAACAACAAGGCGATTTTCAAGTGTGGTTTGCCTTCGAAGTACAAGGCACTAACGAACCTTTAACACAGTTTTACAACAATGCCAGTACACCACCAAATACCAGTTTCTTTACTTCGGTATATAGTAGTTTTTATAGTGCTGAGGATGTATGTAGTACCCCAGGTAATGAATTAACACTTACTGCTGTAGCAGATGCTAACAATGCTACGCCGTTTATTTATACGTTTAATGGAATTACAAATACTTCGGGAATATTTCCTGGTATTGCAGCAGGAACCTTTGATTATAGTGTACGTTCGGCTAATGATTGTATAACAACAGGAACCCATACTGTGGGAGCTCCAGATTTAGGCCTCTTAGTACCTATCCCAGATGTTGCCAACTTACCTGATGTAGAGGCCGAATGTGAAGTGAAGCAAATTACAGCGCCAACCGCAACCGATGCTTGTGGCGTACAATATGTTGGTGTTGCAGATATGGTATTGCCAATAACATCCCAAGGAATAACTGAAATAACCTGGACATATACATTTAACGGAGGTACTGTTACACAAACTCAAAATGTGATTATCAATGACGTTACACCTCCAACAATAGTTTGTACTCCTATGAATGTTGATAACGATGAAGGACTTTGTGAGGCTTATGTGGAGGTTGTACCTCCAAGTGTGAGCGATAATTGTAATATTGGATCGACAGCTTTGGATTTTGATGGAAGTAACGATTATATAAGCGTGTCTAATTACCCCCACTTGACTAATTTCACCTTAGAAGCTTGGGTGAATCCTACCTATATTCATTCTGAAGGTTATAGGTCTATTATAAGCAAGGGGTCTGTATTTGGAACTAACTATAACTTTGATTTTGGATTGCGTAATAATTGGAGAAATAATAAGTACACTTTATATTTCTATCTCCATAATGGAAGCTCTTTAGGAGGGTATGCTATAGAAATAGTTGATACGCCCAATACTTGGACACATGTTGCTGCAAGTTTTGATGATAATACAAATGAGGTTATCTTATATCAAAATGGCCAAGAATTAGGAAGGTCTATTTTGCCAGTTGGTCCTGGTAATGGCGTTTCAGAACTAAGATTAGGTCACCCATATAGTACAGCTGGACAAGGAGAACCTTATACAGGTCAAATTGATGAGGTACGTATTTGGAATCGCACCTTATCTGGTAACGAAATTTTAAGTGGTTATAATAAAATTTTAACAGGAAGTGAATCTGGGCTTAGTTCGTATTATAATTTTGAAGATGGTGTTGGTAGTACAACATTAGCTGATGGAACAACAAATAGTTACACTGGAACTCTAACCAATATGGATCCCGCTACCGATTGGGTCGCTTCTTCGGCATCAATTTCACCTGTTAGCTTAACCAATTCAATAACAGGAACTGGAGATGCTTCGGGAATTTTCCCTGTTGGGGAAACAGAAATTACCTGGACGGCTACCGATGCAAATGGTAATAACAACACTTGCATACAGACTATAACCGTAGAAGATAAGGAAGCACCTATAGCCATAGCACAAGATATTACTCTTGAGTTGGATGAAAATGGACAAGCTTTAATAACTGCCGAGCAAGTTAATAATGGCAGTACAGATAATTGTGAGATACAAAGTATATCTATTAATAAGAATAGTTTTTCATGTGAAGATATTGAAGCAGAAAGTAATAATTATGCATTAGATTTTGATGGTGTTGATGATTATGTTGACTTACCAAACCCAATAACTCTACCTGAACAATTCTCTATTGAAGCTATGGTAAAGATAAATTCTCAAACTGGTCAATTCCAGATTCTAAGTAATTGTGATGATCCTAATTCAAGTTGTGGAGGTGGAGATTATAAAGGTATTTGGTTTAGAGTTATCAATGGAGCAATAAATATTACCACTTCACCATCTGCTATACAAACAAGAGGTATTATCTATACAGCAACAACACAATTGAATATTAATGAATGGTATCATGTTGCAGCAGTAGTAAACACATCGTCAAATTCTGCTAAAATTTATTATAATGGTGTAGAACAATCAACAACCAATCAATTATTTGGTTCAGGAGGCTTTTCAAGTTCCCATACACCTTATATAGGAGCACAATATGCTAACTATGATTCAGCAATATCCAGTTTTTTTAACGGACAATTAGATGATATAAGAGTGTGGAATTATGTAATAACACCAGCTGACATTCAAAACAGAATGAATATTGGTTTATTAGGAAACGAAACCGGTTTAATAGCTTATTATAATCTCAATGAGGGTGAAAATATAGTTGCTCAAGATAAGTCTATTAATGTAAATAACGGGACCTTAACAAACATGGATCCCTCATCCGATTGGGTTACTGGTGTTCCTGGATTAGGGAATGCTGGTTCTCAGGTAACCTTAACTGTTAACGACATTCATGGTAACTCATCAACTGCAACTGCAAATATTATAGTTGAAGATAATTTGGCACCTGAAGTTGTTGGTCAAAATATAGAAGTCACTTTAACGGCAAGTGGTACGGTTAGTATTATATCTGATGATGTTTTAGTGAGTGGTTCAGACAATTGTGGACCTGTAACTTATAGCATAAGCCAAGATACTTTTGGCGCTCAAGATGCCTTAAATAGCCCTGTTACCATTGAATTAATTGGAACCGATCCAAGTGGTAATGAAACTAGTGTGCCAGTTGAGGTAACGGTTATTGATCCCGTACCAAATGCCCTATGTCAATCTATTACAGTGTATTTAGATGAAAATGGAACAGTAAGCATTGCACCTGAAGATATAGATGCTGGTTCTAATTCGGTAGTAGGTATAGGTAGTTTAAGTTTAGATAATGATACTTTTACTTGTGAGAATATTGGTGAGAATACAGTAGTCCTTACCGTGACAAGTACTTTAGGGGCACAAGCAAGCTGTGAGGCTATGGTAACGGTTAAAGACGAGGCACCTCCTATAGTATTAACCAAAAATATCGATGTATATCTGGATGCCAACGGTGCGGCGAGCATCGTACCGACGGATGTTGACGATGGCTCAACGGACAACTGCAGTATTGCAGATTATGCTTTGGATATTGATAGCTTTGATTGTTCGGATATTGCCAACAACCCCATTGTGGTGACCTTAACGGTAACCGATGTTAACGGCAACAGCGACAGTGCGACGGCGAACGTGACGGTGCACGACGATGTAAAACCCATAGTGGTTACCCAGGACATCGACGTCTACCTGGACGCCAATGGTCAGGCCGGTATCGTTCCCTTGGATGTGGACGATGGTTCCACGGATAATTGCGGCATAGCGGGCTACGCCCTGGACATCGACAGCTTCGGTTGCGGTGACATAGCGAACAATCCAATCGTGGTAACCTTAACGGTAATCGATGTCAATGGCAACAGCGACAGTGCTCCGGCCAATGTAACGGTGCATGACGATGTGAAACCAACAGTCATTACGAAAAACATCGATGTGTATCTGGATGCTAACGGAGCGGCGAACATCGTTCCGACCGACGCAGACGATGGTTCAACAGACAACTGTAGTATTGCGAGCTATGCCTTGGATATTGATAGTTTTGATTGTTCGGATATTGCCAACAACCCCATTGTGGTGACCTTGACGGTAACCGATGTGAATGGCAACAGCGACAGTGCTCTGGCCAATGTAACGGTACACGATGATGTGAAACCAACAGTCATTACGAAAAACATCGATGTGTATCTAGATGCCAATGGTCAGGCGGGTATCGTACCTACAGACGTAGATGATGGTTCAATAGACAATTGTGGCATTGCGAGCTATGCTTTGGATATCGATAGTTTTGATTGTGCTGATATCACCAATAATCCGATTGTGGTGACCCTAATGGTAACGGATGTGAATGGCAATAGCGACAGTGCTCCGGCCAACGTAACTGTTCACGATAATATTTTGCCTATAGCCCTTACCCAAGATATTATAGTGCAATTGGATAATAATGGACTTGGTATAGCAACTCCTGAGGCTGTAGATAATGGCAGTAAAGATAATTGTGGTATTCAGAACCTATCACTGAGTCAAACACAATTTGATTGTAATTCAATTGGAGCTAATGAGGTGGAATTAACGGTAACTGATGTCAACGGAAATATTGCAACCGAAAATGCTATTATTACGGTAGAAGATAATGTGGCTCCAAATACCTTATGTATTTCCAGTGGTGGTGGAGTTGTTAAAGCAGCCTATGTGCGCGCACAGGCGCGAGAGCCCTGGTTTTCCAATACAAATCCAGAGCATATGGATGCGGTTTTTGGGGCAGGCAATTGGGATTTATTGTTTTATGAAACAGTAAATCCAAATACATTGTTAAATGGAGATTACAATTTCATTTACATGGAAGGAGGAGATAGTAATGCCTTAGAAATGAAAACATTCGTGGATGCTAATATCACAACTATGGAACAATATGTTTCTGATGGAAATGTTTTGTTCTTGAATGCAGCTCCAAATGAAGGAGGTAATATGAATTGGGGATTTGGAGGGGTTGTCTTAAAATATCCAAATTATATTTCTACTGTTAAGGTTGTTGATAATCACCCGGTTCTATCAAACCCCACTGTAGTGGGACAAAACTACAGTGGTAACTTTTTTTCCCATTCTATAATTTGTCCAGCGACTTTAAGTGCCTCTTTAATTATTCATGATGCCAATGATTTAAGTAGACATACTCTGGTAGAGGCCAGTTACGGACAGGGCCACGTATTATTCGGAGGAATGACAACAACAAATTTTCACAGCCCTCAGCCAGATGCGACAAATCTTAGAAGAAATATTCTTTATTATGCATCTGGTAAAATAAATACAAATTTAGTTGTGCAATTGCCTGCATCGGGAGTTCTAAATATTGGCCCAGATTTAATAGACGCTGGTTCTACGGATGCTTGTGGGATATTAAAACGAGAGGTGTTTCCGAGTGAATTGAGTTGCTCTGATGTTGGAGAAAAGGAAATTACTTTAGTTGTTACAGATGTAAATGGAAATTCTTCGTCTTGTAACTCTACAATTAGTGTTATAGACAATATACCTCCTATAGCTCTTTGTAAGAATGCCACTGTGCAGTTGGATGCTCTCGGCTTGGGCAGTATCACCACAGCGGATATCGACAACGGCAGTAACGATGCCTGCGGCATCAAAAACCTGACCTTGGATACGACTGATTTTACCTGTGCCGACATTGGGGACAATATGGTTACCCTTACAGTTGAGGACAACAATGGGAACACATCGACCTGTACGGCTACGGTCACGGTAATCGACAACATTAAGCCCATAGTTATGACCCAAAATATTGATGTGTATCTAGATGCCAATGGTCAGGCGAGTATCGTACCGACCGATGTGGATGATGGTTCAACGGACAACTGCGTCATTGCGAGCTATGCTTTGGATATTGATAGCTTTGATTGTTCGGATATTGCCAACAACCCCATTGTGGTGACCTTGACGGTAACCGATGTGAATGGCAACAGCGATAGTGCTCCGGCCAATGTAACGGTACACGACGAAGTGAAACCAACAGTTATTACGAAAAACATCGATGTATATCTTGATGCCAACGGTGTGGCGAGCATCGTACCGACGGATGTTGACGATGGCTCAACGGACAACTGCGCCCTTGCAGATTATGCTCTGGATATTGATAGCTTTAGTTGTTCGGATATTGCCAACAACCCCATTGTGATCACCTTAACGGTAACGGATGTGAATGGCAATAGCGACAGTGCTCCGGCCAATGTAACGGTGCACGACGAAGTGAAACCAACAGTTATTACGAAAAACATCGATGTGTATTTGGATGCCAACGGTGTGGCGAGCATCGTACCGACGGATGTTGACGATGGCTCAACGGACAACTGCGGTATTGCAGATTATGCTTTGGATATTGATAGCTTTGATTGTTCTGATATTGCCAACAACCCGATTGTGGTGACTTTAACGGTAACCGATGTCAATGGCAACAGCGACAGTGCTCCGGCGAACGTTACGGTGCATGACGATGTGAAACCAATAGTCATTACGAAAAACATAGATGTATATCTGGATGCCAACGGTGCGGCGAGCATCGTTCCGACGGATGTTGACGATGGCTCAACGGACAACTGCAGCATTGCGGATTATGCTTTGGATATTGATAGCTTTGATTGTTCGGATATTGCCAACAACCCCATTGTGGTGACCTTGACGGTAACCGATTTCAATGGCAACAGCGATAGCAAAACGGCGAATGTAACGGTGCACGATGATGTAAAACCTATTATTACATGCGTTTTAAATCAAGAACGTTATGTTGATCCATACCAAACATATTACACCATTGACGGAACAGAATTTAACGCAACGGCTAACGATAATTGCGGCATTAATACAATCACTTATGTTGGAGGATCTCCAAGCACCTATGGAACTACTATGGATGGAGTGCAATTAGATTTGGGAAGTAATGTCATGACTTGGACAGCACTTGATGTTAACGGGAACTCTTCAACTTGTACGACTACTGTGTTAGTTAAAAAACGTCCTACCACCTTAATATATACAGGAGACTTGGATGAGCAATATTCAGACAGTGTAGATTTATCTGCTACATTAACAGATGATGTTTCCAATATAGGTGTAGCAGGAAAAACAATAAAGTTTATTATTGGTAGTCAAAGCACTACAGCTACCACGAATGCTAATGGTATTGCTTCGACAACCTTAATATTAACACAAAATCCTGACAACATTTATACGGTTGAAACCGAATTTTTAGAAGATGCCAGTTATTTAGGCAGTACTGATTCTGATGCTTTTGATATAACACAAGAGAATTCTAATGTTAATTATATAGGGAATGAGATAACAGCAACTCAGAGTACTACTAATTTAACTGCAATTTTAGATTTAAGAGTCTCGATACAGGATATATTGGACGCTCATAGGGGTGATATCCAAAATGCAACAGTGTCGTTTGTGTTGGATGGAACAATAATTATGGCAGCAACACCAATTAGTCAGTTGGTAGATTCTCATACAGGTATTATTTCTATGGCTCATACTGTTGAGTTGTCTAAACAAAGTACATCCGAAACCTATACCTTAGAAATATTGGTAGATGGATATTATATTGGGTCAGACCAAACAGTAATCACAGTATATGTGCCAGAAGGGGACTTTATAACTGGTGGTGGACACATCATTCCAACGTCATCAGCAGGAACCTATCCTTCCACTCTAGGAACCAAAACAAACTTTGGTTTTAATGTGAAGTTTAATAAGAGAGGAACCAAACTTCAAGGGAAATTAAATTTTATATGGAGAAGTGGTGGAAGAGTTTATCAAGCAAAATCAAATGCAACGGACGCATTGGGAATAGATATTCAAAGTGAAGATTTGATGTATGCTGTGTTTACCTCTAAATGTAATTATAGGGATATAACCGACCCTCTCAATCCAATTTCTTTGGGAGGAAATAAAATCATGCACGTTAAGATGACCGATAAAGGGGAGCCAGGTGATAATGATGAAATAAGCTTTGCTCTCTGGGATGGAAATGAATTATTGTATGCTAGTAATTGGACTGGTGTTAATACAATTAAGCAAGTTCTAAATGGTGGAAATTTGGTGGTTCATAGCGGATTTAGTTTAGGTGATGCCAGTGGAGGAATAGCTAAGCAAGAAACCGTTGAACTTTTAGATAACGAAGAGTTTACAATTGAAGGCATAGTTGTGAAGTCTTGGCCTAATCCTTCTGATGCTCATTTTAATTTAAAAGTAAATTCTAGTAACCTTATTGATAATGTCCAAATTAATGTTTTTGATGTTACAAATAAATTAGTTCATGTAGGGTCTCTTCTTATTAATGAAACCTATTATTTTGGAGAAGATTTAGAAGCAGGAACCTACGTGGTTTGGTTAAAACAAGGCGATAAAGTTCAACAAGTGAGATTGGTTAAGTATTAGAGTTTAAATTTTAAAAAGAAAAGCCAAGTAATTATTGGTAGTATCGCACAAAGTGTGTAAAGTATAAAATATCGAGGGTTCCTGCTCTCGATATTTTTTTGTTTAATTTTAAAATTTACACACTTATGAAGAAAGAAGATTTTCTAAACGACGATTTTTTAAAACAGTTCAAAACAGGAGACGAACTGACCTCTTTTCTAAAATCCATCTACCGAGAATAACGCTATTCTAAAGTTTATATTTTTCCTAAATTCATGAAACTAATAAGTTACAGATGTGTTTTCACATGGCTAAACTTAAATAAGTAAAAGATTTAGAGCATATATATAGCATTAAAATTAGCGATTTAAATTAGAAAAAATACTTTGGAACCCAGATAATCATTTAAATGGTTTTTTGTATCCTTATGTACTTATAATGTCATAAATT
This genomic stretch from Flavobacteriaceae bacterium GSB9 harbors:
- a CDS encoding HYR domain-containing protein; its protein translation is MKKYIQLFIWCVALLVTHINQAQQPTVPAGYSINQLAQGGLLANQELNGIVADPVNGDVYVATVATISTFSNFNLYKISPFGVVSLLGNYPFQGYSLVQMRWGPDNQIYTLNGYNVMKINPQNGTTSIYSTNSPVHSRSRYDLDFDANGNLIVSREPITTFYRITPPSGSVFLGNTAGLINGNHGDAFGIQPNGNIAVYVDCGGQNNYTLNASGHIDGTPFNVAWVSPTNVFSSLLTGSCAYSNGAIDPATGDIYSTILRKNGTRQNRILYTNANGGSSTLFVDNASGVTDLAFGPSTNIAGCQSLFFLDTTLNAVFEVPMNNCCNLTSVTATTTDANCSDTDDGRAEITINFSDSPVAIEGSLDGTNWISLPLPQSNPFVLPIENLQAGNYTVKVREVDNPDCEESVEFTVDVNPNSVDADGDGFTVCDGDCDDGDPNINPDAEEICDGIDNDCDGEVDESGGELWFADNDGDGFGDANDPGTASCYQLPNTVENNDDCNDGNNAIHPFAEEVCDGVDNNCDGTTDEGFDQDGDGVTLCAGDCDDTNASIYPGAPEISCDGVDNDCNPATPDNQNPVTVNFEVTDVTYGPVTPLEFGVDFIEGTDFTFASSGSNPGEPGGKTYIYTNLSPTNYGGLWFTFNNIENPRHSSQQPTGSMSFHSYDATTGVATFYSTAPLTWTNPANGQLQSINTQFRFQVQPAGATGPSPMGAATVGSIPANIVDGGEAGVPGLSLDYSTLDVKQQGDFQVWFAFEVQGTNEPLTQFYNNASTPPNTSFFTSVYSSFYSAEDVCSTPGNELTLTAVADANNATPFIYTFNGITNTSGIFPGIAAGTFDYSVRSANDCITTGTHTVGAPDLGLLVPIPDVANLPDVEAECEVKQITAPTATDACGVQYVGVADMVLPITSQGITEITWTYTFNGGTVTQTQNVIINDVTPPTIVCTPMNVDNDEGLCEAYVEVVPPSVSDNCNIGSTALDFDGSNDYISVSNYPHLTNFTLEAWVNPTYIHSEGYRSIISKGSVFGTNYNFDFGLRNNWRNNKYTLYFYLHNGSSLGGYAIEIVDTPNTWTHVAASFDDNTNEVILYQNGQELGRSILPVGPGNGVSELRLGHPYSTAGQGEPYTGQIDEVRIWNRTLSGNEILSGYNKILTGSESGLSSYYNFEDGVGSTTLADGTTNSYTGTLTNMDPATDWVASSASISPVSLTNSITGTGDASGIFPVGETEITWTATDANGNNNTCIQTITVEDKEAPIAIAQDITLELDENGQALITAEQVNNGSTDNCEIQSISINKNSFSCEDIEAESNNYALDFDGVDDYVDLPNPITLPEQFSIEAMVKINSQTGQFQILSNCDDPNSSCGGGDYKGIWFRVINGAINITTSPSAIQTRGIIYTATTQLNINEWYHVAAVVNTSSNSAKIYYNGVEQSTTNQLFGSGGFSSSHTPYIGAQYANYDSAISSFFNGQLDDIRVWNYVITPADIQNRMNIGLLGNETGLIAYYNLNEGENIVAQDKSINVNNGTLTNMDPSSDWVTGVPGLGNAGSQVTLTVNDIHGNSSTATANIIVEDNLAPEVVGQNIEVTLTASGTVSIISDDVLVSGSDNCGPVTYSISQDTFGAQDALNSPVTIELIGTDPSGNETSVPVEVTVIDPVPNALCQSITVYLDENGTVSIAPEDIDAGSNSVVGIGSLSLDNDTFTCENIGENTVVLTVTSTLGAQASCEAMVTVKDEAPPIVLTKNIDVYLDANGAASIVPTDVDDGSTDNCSIADYALDIDSFDCSDIANNPIVVTLTVTDVNGNSDSATANVTVHDDVKPIVVTQDIDVYLDANGQAGIVPLDVDDGSTDNCGIAGYALDIDSFGCGDIANNPIVVTLTVIDVNGNSDSAPANVTVHDDVKPTVITKNIDVYLDANGAANIVPTDADDGSTDNCSIASYALDIDSFDCSDIANNPIVVTLTVTDVNGNSDSALANVTVHDDVKPTVITKNIDVYLDANGQAGIVPTDVDDGSIDNCGIASYALDIDSFDCADITNNPIVVTLMVTDVNGNSDSAPANVTVHDNILPIALTQDIIVQLDNNGLGIATPEAVDNGSKDNCGIQNLSLSQTQFDCNSIGANEVELTVTDVNGNIATENAIITVEDNVAPNTLCISSGGGVVKAAYVRAQAREPWFSNTNPEHMDAVFGAGNWDLLFYETVNPNTLLNGDYNFIYMEGGDSNALEMKTFVDANITTMEQYVSDGNVLFLNAAPNEGGNMNWGFGGVVLKYPNYISTVKVVDNHPVLSNPTVVGQNYSGNFFSHSIICPATLSASLIIHDANDLSRHTLVEASYGQGHVLFGGMTTTNFHSPQPDATNLRRNILYYASGKINTNLVVQLPASGVLNIGPDLIDAGSTDACGILKREVFPSELSCSDVGEKEITLVVTDVNGNSSSCNSTISVIDNIPPIALCKNATVQLDALGLGSITTADIDNGSNDACGIKNLTLDTTDFTCADIGDNMVTLTVEDNNGNTSTCTATVTVIDNIKPIVMTQNIDVYLDANGQASIVPTDVDDGSTDNCVIASYALDIDSFDCSDIANNPIVVTLTVTDVNGNSDSAPANVTVHDEVKPTVITKNIDVYLDANGVASIVPTDVDDGSTDNCALADYALDIDSFSCSDIANNPIVITLTVTDVNGNSDSAPANVTVHDEVKPTVITKNIDVYLDANGVASIVPTDVDDGSTDNCGIADYALDIDSFDCSDIANNPIVVTLTVTDVNGNSDSAPANVTVHDDVKPIVITKNIDVYLDANGAASIVPTDVDDGSTDNCSIADYALDIDSFDCSDIANNPIVVTLTVTDFNGNSDSKTANVTVHDDVKPIITCVLNQERYVDPYQTYYTIDGTEFNATANDNCGINTITYVGGSPSTYGTTMDGVQLDLGSNVMTWTALDVNGNSSTCTTTVLVKKRPTTLIYTGDLDEQYSDSVDLSATLTDDVSNIGVAGKTIKFIIGSQSTTATTNANGIASTTLILTQNPDNIYTVETEFLEDASYLGSTDSDAFDITQENSNVNYIGNEITATQSTTNLTAILDLRVSIQDILDAHRGDIQNATVSFVLDGTIIMAATPISQLVDSHTGIISMAHTVELSKQSTSETYTLEILVDGYYIGSDQTVITVYVPEGDFITGGGHIIPTSSAGTYPSTLGTKTNFGFNVKFNKRGTKLQGKLNFIWRSGGRVYQAKSNATDALGIDIQSEDLMYAVFTSKCNYRDITDPLNPISLGGNKIMHVKMTDKGEPGDNDEISFALWDGNELLYASNWTGVNTIKQVLNGGNLVVHSGFSLGDASGGIAKQETVELLDNEEFTIEGIVVKSWPNPSDAHFNLKVNSSNLIDNVQINVFDVTNKLVHVGSLLINETYYFGEDLEAGTYVVWLKQGDKVQQVRLVKY